The Lichenihabitans psoromatis genome contains a region encoding:
- the aroB gene encoding 3-dehydroquinate synthase: MGVTIRVDLGPRSYDIVIGPGLIAQAGAHIRRLDPKSACAIVTDTNVARHHLGPLTASLDAARIRHASIMIEPGESSKSYAGFATVCDAILSGRFERGDFVVALGGGVVGDLAGFAAASLKRGMRVVQIPTSLLAQVDSSVGGKTAINSPVGKNLVGAFHQPTLVLADVGALDTLPRRELTAGYAELAKYGLIDDAAFFEWLERNRAAIVAGGPERIEAIAQACRSKAAIVARDETEQGDRALLNLGHTFGHAFERLTGYDGARLVHGEGVALGICLAFRFSTRLGVGTGQDADRVARHFQAAGLPTEIRDVPGFNASPDAMLDAIGQDKKVQRGSLTFILAHGIGRSYIAKGVDAADVRSFLTDEMGRN; this comes from the coding sequence TTGGGCGTCACGATCCGGGTCGACCTCGGACCCCGCTCCTACGATATCGTCATCGGGCCCGGCCTGATTGCGCAGGCGGGTGCTCACATCCGCCGCCTCGATCCCAAGTCCGCATGCGCGATCGTGACCGACACGAATGTGGCACGGCACCATCTTGGCCCACTGACCGCAAGCCTTGATGCCGCCCGCATCCGACATGCTTCGATCATGATCGAACCGGGCGAGAGCTCGAAATCCTACGCAGGCTTTGCCACCGTCTGTGACGCAATCCTCTCAGGTCGCTTTGAACGTGGCGACTTCGTCGTGGCGCTGGGCGGCGGGGTCGTCGGCGATCTCGCAGGCTTTGCGGCCGCGAGCCTGAAGCGCGGGATGCGGGTCGTGCAGATCCCGACCAGCTTGCTGGCGCAGGTGGATTCATCCGTTGGTGGCAAGACCGCCATCAACTCTCCGGTCGGCAAGAATCTCGTCGGTGCCTTCCATCAGCCAACTCTCGTTTTGGCCGATGTTGGGGCGCTCGACACGCTGCCGCGCCGCGAGTTGACGGCCGGCTATGCCGAACTTGCCAAATATGGCCTGATCGACGACGCGGCTTTCTTCGAATGGCTGGAGCGCAACCGAGCTGCGATCGTGGCCGGCGGCCCCGAGCGGATCGAGGCGATCGCACAAGCCTGCCGGTCGAAGGCCGCCATCGTGGCGCGCGACGAAACCGAGCAGGGCGATCGGGCTCTCCTCAATCTCGGCCACACATTCGGCCATGCGTTTGAGCGACTGACAGGGTATGACGGCGCGCGGCTGGTGCATGGCGAAGGCGTGGCTCTCGGCATTTGCCTCGCATTCCGCTTCTCGACCCGGCTCGGCGTCGGGACGGGCCAGGATGCCGACCGCGTGGCGCGGCACTTCCAAGCCGCCGGCCTGCCGACTGAAATCAGGGACGTGCCCGGTTTCAACGCATCGCCGGATGCGATGCTGGATGCGATCGGGCAGGACAAGAAAGTCCAACGGGGCAGCCTGACGTTTATTCTCGCCCATGGGATCGGGCGCAGCTACATCGCCAAAGGGGTCGATGCCGCCGATGTGCGATCCTTCTTGACCGATGAAATGGGGAGAAACTGA